A genomic window from Etheostoma spectabile isolate EspeVRDwgs_2016 chromosome 13, UIUC_Espe_1.0, whole genome shotgun sequence includes:
- the phldb1a gene encoding pleckstrin homology-like domain family B member 1 isoform X10, whose product MDLHVSDNSDSPDEMERVSRNKVEHGRQTHQVLRSTPLDLIETDKSLKVQAERPHLVSLGSGRLSTAITLLPLLEGRTTLGSEKTDIPLQGHGIAPQHCYIENQAGSITLYPCGNQCSVDGLPVTKPYRLTQGCMLCFGQSVFFRFNHPEEALRMKSMLPGGSQGLSTTRTHPTDSHSALNGNHQSFWSNGDSKINNTAKNFQDSLVLKAGSGTQPIHQPSPPNMLNGRNSSMTEDSIYENSSSFLGQNLSSKTPPVPVRSTHTEYSPVPYPRTSVSVASSSTTGGQRAQESPKLRKNVRAEATSRQGPEFSNLIHKPCPVKFSATAPSSPRVRGSSLQKRSPSPMRDQHLSHVETPQRLRTPEPTGATSLKEHPPLSPYMSRRRTPGSQGSASSLASQGFTVRTSPEGHQGQLKLTTSKAEAIRAMYTQGPSSLSGLEKEPGGRQLRAGPGSGIMSGLGSRSSSSPLASPHSTRKISCMTMAGSSSKEQSLTKPYTRERKNSISEINDNEDELLEYHRWQREERLREQEMEKLERQRLETILNLCADYNHKDSAAELAEVVRSGLLGGARGTCSDTAGGMSLQGVDRPQRGSENDEETQREESSSTESTHQECKELLASQEQVYLEEERSRIQARVDDLKYRVSELELQLQETKQEVEMEQALLQAERRAEQEQVEAENEILSQLQLKLSQLDKATQKEKDKGRANVSAERKALEKQRNEYNELKRQFDKCPFSLREQLQEQLSRKAEALESGTKQFEELEFCQLEEESSLEEKKETQSSQLLQERAEYHCSVAKRKEKMATMEAQVKQLGLQAAQDCERMAKDRTVTLQLLHKEQDRLCALEKKYHTLTGGRNFPKPNSSMKELLKSKSDGEVGQAASCTLPHSSSAAHEKNASTKGLQLMLREMTNPLDMDPRKQLALQSKDLSPTVHHSILHHQSPPSGNQAYDTLSLESSDSMETSVSTGNSACTPESACGLEAQRIEEMEKMLREAQQEKARLMENREREVQARRQMLEEERRRREEAERRLQDETAHRLRLVEEEVKMREKHFSQARPMTRYLPNRKEEFDLRAHVESSGHSIDTCPFVILTEKMCKGHLVKMGGKIKSWKKRWFVFDRVKRNFCYYVDKHETKLKGLIYFQAIEEVYYDHLRIATKSPNPSLTFCVKTHDRLYYMVAPSPEAMRIWMDVIVTGAEGYTQFLS is encoded by the exons ATG GATCTTCATGTGTCAGATAATTCTGACAGTCCAGATGAGATGGAGCGCGTGAGCAGGAATAAAGTGGAACATGGAAGACAGACTCACCAGGTCTTACGG AGCACTCCTTTGGACCTGATTGAGACAGACAAGTCCCTGAAAGTCCAGGCAGAGCGCCCCCACCTGGTCAGTTTGGGAAGTGGACGCTTGAGCACAGCCATCACCTTGCTACCACTGTTGGAAG GGAGAACCACGCTGGGCAGTGAGAAAACAGATATCCCTCTGCAGGGCCACGGCATCGCACCTCAGCACTGCTACATTGAAAACCAAGCAGGCAGCATCACCTTGTACCCATGTGGAAACCAGTGCTCTGTTGATGGCCTTCCCGTCACCAAACCCTATCGCCTGACACAAG GGTGCATGCTGTGTTTTGGTCAGTCGGTCTTTTTCCGCTTCAACCACCCAGAGGAGGCCCTGCGGATGAAGAGCATGCTTCCTGGAGGGAGCCAAGGACTTAGTACCACAAGAACTCATCCTACAG ACTCTCACAGTGCCCTGAACGGGAACCATCAGTCTTTTTGGAGCAACGGCGACTCCAAAATCAACAACACAGCAAAGAACTTCCAGGACTCTTTGGTGTTGAAGGCTGGATCTGGTACACAGCCTATTCATCAGCCCTCTCCTCCAAACATGCTCAATGGGAGAAACAGCTCCATGACAGAGGACTCCATTTAtgaaaacagcagcagctttctgGGCCAGAACCTCAGCAGCAAAACCCCACCAGTACCTGTGCGGTCTACTCATACCGAATACTCTCCTGTCCCCTATCCACGGACCTCGGTCTCTGTGGCCTCAAGCAGTACTACTGGTGGTCAAAGGGCCCAGGAGAGCCCAAAGCTTCGTAAGAATGTAAGAGCAGAGGCCACTTCAAGACAGGGCCCAGAATTCTCTAACCTTATTCACAAACCATGCCCTGTCAAATTTTCCGCAACAGCTCCATCCAGCCCTCGAGTAAGAGGCTCTTCCCTACAGAAGAGATCCCCCAGTCCTATGCGAGATCAGCATCTCTCTCACGTAGAAACCCCTCAAAGGCTCAGGACTCCAGAGCCGACTGGGGCCACCAGCCTGAAAGAACATCCTCCTCTCAGCCCTTACATGTCCCGTAGAAGGACTCCAGGGTCGCAGGGCTCGGCTTCCTCCCTTGCCTCACAGGGCTTCACAGTCAGAACCAGCCCAGAGGGGCACCAGGGCCAACTCAAACTCACTACTTCAAAAGCAGAAGCCATAAGGGCAATGTATACCCAGGGTCCATCATCACTTTCTGGGCTGGAGAAGGAGCCTGGAGGCAGGCAGTTGAGGGCTGGCCCAGGAAGTGGCATAATGTCAGGCCTGGGTTCTCGGTCTAGTTCATCTCCTCTTGCTAGCCCTCATAGCACAAGAAAGATCTCTTGCATGACCATGGCAGGATCTTCCAGCAAGGAGCAGAGTCTTACAAAACCATATACCCGAGAACGCAAAAACAGCATCTCTGAGATCAATGACAATGAGGACGAGTTGCTGGAATACCACCGctggcagagagaggagaggctgcgTGAGCAGGAAATGGAGAAACTG GAGCGACAGAGGCTGGAGACCATCCTCAATCTGTGTGCAGACTACAATCACAAGGACAGTGCTGCGGAGCTGGCTGAGGTGGTGAGGAGTGGGCTGCTGGGGGGCGCTAGAGGAACCTGCTCTGACACAGCAGGAGGAATGTCCCTTCAGGGAGTAGACAGACCCCAGAGGGGGAGCGAGAACGATGAGGAGACCCAGAGAGAGGAGTCTAGCAGCACAGAGAGCACACATCAAGAG TGCAAGGAGCTgttagccagtcaggagcaggtgtacctggaggaggagaggagcagGATCCAGGCCAGGGTTGATGACCTGAAGTACAGAGTCAGCGAACTGGAGCTGCAGCTACAAGAGACCAAACAGgag GTGGAGATGGAGCAAGCCCTGCTGCAGGCGGAGAGGCGGGCGGAGCAAGAGCAAGTGGAGGCTGAAAATGAAATCCTCTCTCAGCTGCAGCTCAAACTCAGCCAGCTGGACAAGGCCACCCAGAAAGAGAAGGACAAG ggGAGGGCTAATGTGTCGGCTGAGCGGAAGGCCCTGGAAAAGCAGAGGAATGAGTACAATGAGCTGAAGAGGCAGTTTGATAAGTGCCCCTTCTCTCTAAGGGAACAGTTACAGGAGCAGCTCAGCAGG AAAGCTGAAGCTCTGGAGTCCGGGACCAAGCAGTTTGAGGAGCTGGAGTTCTgccagctggaggaggaaagcagtctggaggagaagaaggagactCAGAGCTCGCAGCTTCTCCAAGAGCGAGCCGAGTATCACTGCAGCGTGGCCAAGAGGAAG GAGAAGATGGCCACTATGGAAGCTCAGGTAAAGCAGCTGGGGCTACAGGCGGCTCAAGACTGTGAGAGGATGGCTAAGGACAGGACAGTAACTCTGCAGCTGTTACACAAG GAGCAAGACAGGTTGTGTGCCCTGGAGAAAAAATACCACACCTTGACAGGAGGGAGAAACTTCCCAAAGCCTAACAGCAGTATGAAAGAG TTATTGAAGTCCAAGTCAGATGGTGAGGTCGGGCAGGCGGCATCTTGCACACTGCCACACTCCAGTAGTGCTGCTCATGAGAAAAATGCATCCACAAAG GGGTTACAGTTAATGCTGAGAGAGATGACAAACCCGTTAGACATGGACCCCAGGAAGCAGCTCGCTCTGCAGAGCAAAG ATCTGTCTCCCACAGTCCATCACTCCATCCTGCATCATCAGTCGCCACCGAGTGGCAACCAAGCGTACGACACCCTGAGCCTGGAGAGCTCAGACAGCATGGAGACCAGCGTCTCCACCGGCAACTCCGCCTGCACCCCAGAAAG TGCCTGCGGGTTAGAGGCCCAGAGGATagaagagatggagaagatGTTAAGGGAGGCGCAGCAGGAGAAAGCCAGGCTGATGGAGAACCGA GAGAGAGAGGTGCAGGCTCGGCGGCAGATGTTGGAGGAGGAGCGGAGGAGGCGAGAGGAGGCCGAGAGGAGGCTTCAGGACGAGACGGCCCACAGGCTGAGGCTGGTGGAAGAGGAGGTGAAGATGAGAGAGAAACACTTCTCCCAG GCCCGTCCAATGACGCGCTATCTGCCGAACCGCAAAGAGGAGTTTGACCTGCGAGCCCACGTGGAGTCGTCCGGCCACAGCATAGACACCTGCCCCTTCGTCATCCTCACAGAGAAGATGTGCAAGGGCCACCTGGTGAAGATGGGCGGCAAAATCAAATCGTGGAAAAAACGTTGGTTCGTTTTTGATCGTGTCAAGAGGAACTTCTGTTATTACGTGG acaaGCATGAGACCAAGCTGAAAGGGCTCATTTACTTTCAGGCGATTGAGGAGGTTTATTACGATCACCTTCGCATTGCCACCAAG AGCCCCAACCCATCTTTGACCTTCTGTGTGAAAACCCACGACCGCCTCTACTACATGGTGGCCCCCTCCCCGGAGGCCATGAGGATCTGGATGGATGTCATAGTAACGGGCGCTGAGGGCTACACACAGTTCCTGAGTTGA
- the phldb1a gene encoding pleckstrin homology-like domain family B member 1 isoform X6, with translation MDLHVSDNSDSPDEMERVSRNKVEHGRQTHQVLRSTPLDLIETDKSLKVQAERPHLVSLGSGRLSTAITLLPLLEGRTTLGSEKTDIPLQGHGIAPQHCYIENQAGSITLYPCGNQCSVDGLPVTKPYRLTQGCMLCFGQSVFFRFNHPEEALRMKSMLPGGSQGLSTTRTHPTDSHSALNGNHQSFWSNGDSKINNTAKNFQDSLVLKAGSGTQPIHQPSPPNMLNGRNSSMTEDSIYENSSSFLGQNLSSKTPPVPVRSTHTEYSPVPYPRTSVSVASSSTTGGQRAQESPKLRKNVRAEATSRQGPEFSNLIHKPCPVKFSATAPSSPRVRGSSLQKRSPSPMRDQHLSHVETPQRLRTPEPTGATSLKEHPPLSPYMSRRRTPGSQGSASSLASQGFTVRTSPEGHQGQLKLTTSKAEAIRAMYTQGPSSLSGLEKEPGGRQLRAGPGSGIMSGLGSRSSSSPLASPHSTRKISCMTMAGSSSKEQSLTKPYTRERKNSISEINDNEDELLEYHRWQREERLREQEMEKLERQRLETILNLCADYNHKDSAAELAEVVRSGLLGGARGTCSDTAGGMSLQGVDRPQRGSENDEETQREESSSTESTHQECKELLASQEQVYLEEERSRIQARVDDLKYRVSELELQLQETKQEVEMEQALLQAERRAEQEQVEAENEILSQLQLKLSQLDKATQKEKDKGRANVSAERKALEKQRNEYNELKRQFDKCPFSLREQLQEQLSRKAEALESGTKQFEELEFCQLEEESSLEEKKETQSSQLLQERAEYHCSVAKRKEKMATMEAQVKQLGLQAAQDCERMAKDRTVTLQLLHKEQDRLCALEKKYHTLTGGRNFPKPNSSMKEEYLRLSDVYKMYGNAAMQPHSSSPAALHCLSLAVAPALPCEEYITVSQLSQIFGMQRVDPSSSPSIPSFQLASSQSTFSCHSTARGPSSFLSAQSQPELSRNAMPPINLERWYQDIMAAGEPQSCPPPLPAKSLSTRRHSQLLKSKSDGEVGQAASCTLPHSSSAAHEKNASTKGLQLMLREMTNPLDMDPRKQLALQSKDLSPTVHHSILHHQSPPSGNQAYDTLSLESSDSMETSVSTGNSACTPESACGLEAQRIEEMEKMLREAQQEKARLMENREREVQARRQMLEEERRRREEAERRLQDETAHRLRLVEEEVKMREKHFSQARPMTRYLPNRKEEFDLRAHVESSGHSIDTCPFVILTEKMCKGHLVKMGGKIKSWKKRWFVFDRVKRNFCYYVDKHETKLKGLIYFQAIEEVYYDHLRIATKSPNPSLTFCVKTHDRLYYMVAPSPEAMRIWMDVIVTGAEGYTQFLS, from the exons ATG GATCTTCATGTGTCAGATAATTCTGACAGTCCAGATGAGATGGAGCGCGTGAGCAGGAATAAAGTGGAACATGGAAGACAGACTCACCAGGTCTTACGG AGCACTCCTTTGGACCTGATTGAGACAGACAAGTCCCTGAAAGTCCAGGCAGAGCGCCCCCACCTGGTCAGTTTGGGAAGTGGACGCTTGAGCACAGCCATCACCTTGCTACCACTGTTGGAAG GGAGAACCACGCTGGGCAGTGAGAAAACAGATATCCCTCTGCAGGGCCACGGCATCGCACCTCAGCACTGCTACATTGAAAACCAAGCAGGCAGCATCACCTTGTACCCATGTGGAAACCAGTGCTCTGTTGATGGCCTTCCCGTCACCAAACCCTATCGCCTGACACAAG GGTGCATGCTGTGTTTTGGTCAGTCGGTCTTTTTCCGCTTCAACCACCCAGAGGAGGCCCTGCGGATGAAGAGCATGCTTCCTGGAGGGAGCCAAGGACTTAGTACCACAAGAACTCATCCTACAG ACTCTCACAGTGCCCTGAACGGGAACCATCAGTCTTTTTGGAGCAACGGCGACTCCAAAATCAACAACACAGCAAAGAACTTCCAGGACTCTTTGGTGTTGAAGGCTGGATCTGGTACACAGCCTATTCATCAGCCCTCTCCTCCAAACATGCTCAATGGGAGAAACAGCTCCATGACAGAGGACTCCATTTAtgaaaacagcagcagctttctgGGCCAGAACCTCAGCAGCAAAACCCCACCAGTACCTGTGCGGTCTACTCATACCGAATACTCTCCTGTCCCCTATCCACGGACCTCGGTCTCTGTGGCCTCAAGCAGTACTACTGGTGGTCAAAGGGCCCAGGAGAGCCCAAAGCTTCGTAAGAATGTAAGAGCAGAGGCCACTTCAAGACAGGGCCCAGAATTCTCTAACCTTATTCACAAACCATGCCCTGTCAAATTTTCCGCAACAGCTCCATCCAGCCCTCGAGTAAGAGGCTCTTCCCTACAGAAGAGATCCCCCAGTCCTATGCGAGATCAGCATCTCTCTCACGTAGAAACCCCTCAAAGGCTCAGGACTCCAGAGCCGACTGGGGCCACCAGCCTGAAAGAACATCCTCCTCTCAGCCCTTACATGTCCCGTAGAAGGACTCCAGGGTCGCAGGGCTCGGCTTCCTCCCTTGCCTCACAGGGCTTCACAGTCAGAACCAGCCCAGAGGGGCACCAGGGCCAACTCAAACTCACTACTTCAAAAGCAGAAGCCATAAGGGCAATGTATACCCAGGGTCCATCATCACTTTCTGGGCTGGAGAAGGAGCCTGGAGGCAGGCAGTTGAGGGCTGGCCCAGGAAGTGGCATAATGTCAGGCCTGGGTTCTCGGTCTAGTTCATCTCCTCTTGCTAGCCCTCATAGCACAAGAAAGATCTCTTGCATGACCATGGCAGGATCTTCCAGCAAGGAGCAGAGTCTTACAAAACCATATACCCGAGAACGCAAAAACAGCATCTCTGAGATCAATGACAATGAGGACGAGTTGCTGGAATACCACCGctggcagagagaggagaggctgcgTGAGCAGGAAATGGAGAAACTG GAGCGACAGAGGCTGGAGACCATCCTCAATCTGTGTGCAGACTACAATCACAAGGACAGTGCTGCGGAGCTGGCTGAGGTGGTGAGGAGTGGGCTGCTGGGGGGCGCTAGAGGAACCTGCTCTGACACAGCAGGAGGAATGTCCCTTCAGGGAGTAGACAGACCCCAGAGGGGGAGCGAGAACGATGAGGAGACCCAGAGAGAGGAGTCTAGCAGCACAGAGAGCACACATCAAGAG TGCAAGGAGCTgttagccagtcaggagcaggtgtacctggaggaggagaggagcagGATCCAGGCCAGGGTTGATGACCTGAAGTACAGAGTCAGCGAACTGGAGCTGCAGCTACAAGAGACCAAACAGgag GTGGAGATGGAGCAAGCCCTGCTGCAGGCGGAGAGGCGGGCGGAGCAAGAGCAAGTGGAGGCTGAAAATGAAATCCTCTCTCAGCTGCAGCTCAAACTCAGCCAGCTGGACAAGGCCACCCAGAAAGAGAAGGACAAG ggGAGGGCTAATGTGTCGGCTGAGCGGAAGGCCCTGGAAAAGCAGAGGAATGAGTACAATGAGCTGAAGAGGCAGTTTGATAAGTGCCCCTTCTCTCTAAGGGAACAGTTACAGGAGCAGCTCAGCAGG AAAGCTGAAGCTCTGGAGTCCGGGACCAAGCAGTTTGAGGAGCTGGAGTTCTgccagctggaggaggaaagcagtctggaggagaagaaggagactCAGAGCTCGCAGCTTCTCCAAGAGCGAGCCGAGTATCACTGCAGCGTGGCCAAGAGGAAG GAGAAGATGGCCACTATGGAAGCTCAGGTAAAGCAGCTGGGGCTACAGGCGGCTCAAGACTGTGAGAGGATGGCTAAGGACAGGACAGTAACTCTGCAGCTGTTACACAAG GAGCAAGACAGGTTGTGTGCCCTGGAGAAAAAATACCACACCTTGACAGGAGGGAGAAACTTCCCAAAGCCTAACAGCAGTATGAAAGAG GAGTACCTCAGGCTTTCTGATGTCTATAAAATGTATGGAAATGCTGCTATGCAACCTCACTCTTCTTCCCCTGCTGCTCTCCACTGCCTCTCCCTCGCTGTAGCTCCAGCTCTGCCATGTGAG GAGTACATCACAGTCAGTCAGTTAAGCCAGATCTTTGGGATGCAGAGAGTTGatccctcctcttctccctctaTTCCATCATTCCAACTTGCCTCCTCTCAATCCACCTTCTCATGCCACTCAACTGCACGTGGtccttcctcttttctctctgcgCAG AGCCAGCCTGAGCTGAGCAGGAATGCAATGCCTCCTATTAACCTCGAGCGCTGGTACCAGGACATCATGGCTGCTGGAGAGCCTCAGTCATGTCCTCCACCACTGCCTGCAAAGTCTCTTTCCACACGCAGACACAGTCAG TTATTGAAGTCCAAGTCAGATGGTGAGGTCGGGCAGGCGGCATCTTGCACACTGCCACACTCCAGTAGTGCTGCTCATGAGAAAAATGCATCCACAAAG GGGTTACAGTTAATGCTGAGAGAGATGACAAACCCGTTAGACATGGACCCCAGGAAGCAGCTCGCTCTGCAGAGCAAAG ATCTGTCTCCCACAGTCCATCACTCCATCCTGCATCATCAGTCGCCACCGAGTGGCAACCAAGCGTACGACACCCTGAGCCTGGAGAGCTCAGACAGCATGGAGACCAGCGTCTCCACCGGCAACTCCGCCTGCACCCCAGAAAG TGCCTGCGGGTTAGAGGCCCAGAGGATagaagagatggagaagatGTTAAGGGAGGCGCAGCAGGAGAAAGCCAGGCTGATGGAGAACCGA GAGAGAGAGGTGCAGGCTCGGCGGCAGATGTTGGAGGAGGAGCGGAGGAGGCGAGAGGAGGCCGAGAGGAGGCTTCAGGACGAGACGGCCCACAGGCTGAGGCTGGTGGAAGAGGAGGTGAAGATGAGAGAGAAACACTTCTCCCAG GCCCGTCCAATGACGCGCTATCTGCCGAACCGCAAAGAGGAGTTTGACCTGCGAGCCCACGTGGAGTCGTCCGGCCACAGCATAGACACCTGCCCCTTCGTCATCCTCACAGAGAAGATGTGCAAGGGCCACCTGGTGAAGATGGGCGGCAAAATCAAATCGTGGAAAAAACGTTGGTTCGTTTTTGATCGTGTCAAGAGGAACTTCTGTTATTACGTGG acaaGCATGAGACCAAGCTGAAAGGGCTCATTTACTTTCAGGCGATTGAGGAGGTTTATTACGATCACCTTCGCATTGCCACCAAG AGCCCCAACCCATCTTTGACCTTCTGTGTGAAAACCCACGACCGCCTCTACTACATGGTGGCCCCCTCCCCGGAGGCCATGAGGATCTGGATGGATGTCATAGTAACGGGCGCTGAGGGCTACACACAGTTCCTGAGTTGA